From the genome of Deferribacteraceae bacterium V6Fe1:
TTGCAGTTGCACATAAAGAATTTAAGGAAATTGAAAAAGAATTGTCAAAATCATCTGCTAATGTTGTAATTTATGACATAAAGGGATTCTTTGATAAGGAAATTGTGGATGGGAGGCTGTGAATTTATAGCACTAAGTGCTAAGTAATAAGTAATAAGTATTTTACAATTTAACTTAGTAGTTAGAAGCTAATGCTTGATGCTTATCTTGAAAAAAGGAGATTATCTGTAGAGTTATTGGGCAGAGGCTTAAGATTGGGTGTATTGAGGAGATAGCATACAGAAACGGCTGGATTACAAAAGGACAGCTGTTAAAATTGGCTGATAGCGTTATCAAAAGTGGGTATGGTGAGTATTTGAAGAGAATGGCAAACGTTTAACTCAAGTGGTCAAAAAGCTGATTAGCTCCCCTTATGAAATTTTTTCCCACTCAAAATTTATTACATTCTTTTGTTCAGAGCTAAATTCGATGCCGATAAGATAGATTTGTTTGCCTTCATTTAAATATTTTTCGGCATAATTTCTCTCTTTGATTTGCCTTAAAGCTTCCCCTTTTTGGCCGTCAACTTTAAATTCCAAGATATAAATCTTATCTTCTGCAAAAAGTGTCAAATCTATCCTGCCCTTATTTGTAATATCCTCACCGATTATATTTATCCCAAGGGATGCAAGATAAGCATAAATCACGCTAGCATAATAGCCTTCATATAAACTGATATTATTTTTTGTGAAATTTGTATATGGAATTGAGGCAAATAGTGAAATTAGATTATTTTTTACTATGTTAAAATCAGCGTTATGTAAAGCATTAAAAGTTTGATTTTGAATATATGTTACTTCCTTATGATTAAAAAAATAGCGAAGAATATAATCATTTAATGATATCTGGACTTCAAGGTTTGGTATCTTTAGCTTATATTCTATAGACCTGCCTGTATCAATCATCTGCTCAATCGTCAAATAACCCGATTGATAAAGTATCACTTCCAAATCAATATTTTCTATATCAAAGCTGGAAAGCAACTTATCATCTACAATCAAATTTGCAAGCTTTGGCAAAAAATAATTTCTCTCCTTTATTAATTTTATTAAAAAAGATGGAGTCCCTGTTTCAAACCAATAATTTCTAAATAAAAATTCATTGCTTATAAATTGCAAAATATCAAACGGATTATACCTGCCGTCACCCCATTTTTTGCACCCTTATGCCACGAGTACACTTTTCTTCCTTTTCATATTTCCTAAGCCATTAATAGTCTGTCTCTTTTCCCCTAACTCCAAATAAAAACTTATCTTAAAAAAGCTAACCATATCAGACTCATAAATTTTTTTCCTAAAATCAAATAGCTTTTTCTCCAGCAATAACAGTAAATTTCTTATCCCGTCAGAAATACGATAATAAATAAACCTACACACAACCCTACCTTTCCTATTGACCTTTTCCCGTTTAGACATCCTATCCAACATTTTTGCAGCAATCGTATCAGACTCCACCTGACTTAATACATTCCAACAAAATGAAACTATCGACAATATCGTCTTAAGTGACTCAAATCTCCTCACAAGGCATTTCTCCATTCCAAACTGTTGCTTCATAAATCTATAACTCTCTTCAATACGCCACCTCTTAAAGTATGACTTAATAATAAAATATACTTCCTTACTCTTACTCATATGACCATTACAAAGAAAATATAACATATTCTTATCTCTACTACATTTAACACTGACAACGGTAACGGCCATACCTTTATAAAAACACTGGGCATAACCGTAAGAAATACCGCCATTCTTGTAACGCCTGTTAATATAATTCTCACAAAGTTCCGATACCGACACACCTTTACCCTTATAATCTACATGTCTTACACCTACACTCCTTACAATAAAATTTAATCCATGCCGAAGAAGATATCTTAAAATAATTCCACGATCGTAACCACGGTCAAACAAAAATAAGCCTTTAGAAATATACTTATCCCTCAACATATCAAGCATCTTAAATGTCTCCGAATTCTCACTTGTAAACTCATTAGAATTGCTGCTGTATACATCAAGATACAGTGAAAATGTCCTCCCTGATAATGGGCTATAGCATACTGCATGATTTAAATGATAGCCTGGAGAAATACGACCACTACTACCATCCCTCACATTAGATATTAGCTCAAAGCTCTTACCATATGAATGGCTCAAATCTCCACCGTCAATTGATATTAATAATTTATCTTCTGACTTAGTCTCTTCGTATACATAATCAATATTATAAACATTAGAAATAAAACCCAAATTCGAATAAGAAAATGTATTCCTTTGCAGTCGCTTAAGTGTATGTTTCACTCCGCTTTTTTCATTGAGATAGCCTGATATTTGCGTAAGGTTCAAACTCTTGGTTGCAAAACATCCGGATAACATCTCAAGCAAATACTTTTGTTGGGGCTTTGTAATATAATCATGAAGATTTCTTGTGATGTTAAGCATTTTTTCCTTCACATTTTTAGCAATTTCACCTATCATAAACTGCCTCCATTTTGTTGTTATTGTTGCTTTTTTTGGTAAAAATAACATACAACATTTTGGAGGCATTATCAATCGTAAATAACTGTCAAATATAACTTCTTATATAAAAATGGGGTGATAGCAGGATTATACACATTATCTTTTAAAAAATTATAACCATTATACCATTTTTTTACCTTCTCCAAATCCACATCTTTAAAATAAGGCATAAATGAGGTTTCTATATCTTTTTGAGTATAGCCGCAGATATTGCCATATTTCGGATTGAGGGAGATATCCGTGAGCATATTGAGACCGCTAAAGATAGATGCCTTGGAAAATTTGCTCACGCCTGTCAAAAATGCAAATTTGATATAGGCATCTACACCTTTTAAAACAGAATATAAACCTTTTATATATTCCCGATGCTCTTTTGCTTGCTCAATATTATCTAATACATCTAAGATAGGTTTGTCATACTCATCTATTAATACGACTACTTTTTGATTATATTTTTCTGAGGCTTTTTGAATAAGCTCTTCAAAACAAATAGATAGGTTATTTTTCTCTTCACAATTTATTTTGAGCCTTTCTTGATTATCTTTTAAAGATTTTCTTACCCTTTCTTTCAAAGACTGTAGGGACAAAAGATCTCCTCTGAAATCTATATGTATTACCGGGTATTTTTCATCCCAATTCCACTTGTCATAAATATACAGACCTTCAAAAAGCTTTTTGTCGCCTTCAAATAATTCTTTTAATGTATCAAGAAATAAAGATTTACCAAATCTGCGAGGACGGGATAGGAAAACATATTTGTATTCTTGAGTTAGTTTATAAGCTTCTTCAGTTTTATCAATATAAATGTAGTCCCCTTCAATTATTTCACTAAAGGTTTGAATCCCTATAGGGAGCTTTTTTAATTTTTGCATAATTGTCTCCGCAGTAAATAATGCTTCTTTTCACAAAATATAAGTGAAAATATTGAATTAGGCAAGGGGGATGCTCGCGGAGTTAGGAATTATGGACTTTGGATTATGGATTTTAAATGATAATGTTAGTCTTACGGGCTTGTAAAGATTGTTAGCAGTCAAAATAAACAATATGCTTATAACTTGCTTAGCACTTAATACTTAACACTTATCACTAACGTAGAACGTAGAACGTAGAACCTTGAACATTGAACGTAGAACTATTATACCTGGGGGCTGTTTTTATTTTAGTTGCAATCAGCTCCTACGCAAATACTATCTTTGTTATTCTCTATAAATTTATCCCCGATTCCTTTTACATTTTTTAATTCGTCAATAGACGCAAAAGGTTTTACTTTTCTTGCTTCAATTATCATTTCGGCCTTTTTCTCTCCAAGCCCTTTTAACTGCACCAGCTCTTCTTTAGATGCGGTATTTATATTTATTTTTGCCAAAGCAAAACTTGTGATAAGTATTACAAAAAGTATTATTAATATAAGATTTTTCATTCAAACCTCCTACACATTAGCCCCCATTGGTAAAATTCAATCATAAAGAATCTTATTTTTCAAATAAAAGTTAAAATATTTGACGAATTGTCATTCATTTTTTAGTGGTGCATAATGCGGGAAGTGGAAAACGTGTAAACGTTATGCTACCGTGAACTGAATCACGAATCACGGACTGAGAATCACGGCTTTTTATATTGACATTTAGGAAGTTGTACAATATTGTGTACATATATAGGTTTTAGAGGTGTATTTATGGAAACAATCTTTTATTCAAAAGCCAGAGAAAAACTTGCTGAGCTAATGGATAAAGTCTCAACAGATCATGTGCCCATTACCATTGTTCGCCGGAATAAAGGGAATGTTGTACTGATTTCTGAAGAAGACCTGCGTTCGTATGAAGAGACTGCATATTTGTTAAAAAGTATTACAAATGCTAGTAGACTTCATGAGTCAGCTCAGGAATTGTCTGAAGGCAAAGGGTATAAAAAACAATTAATTGAAGATTAGATGGATATTATTTTTTCATCAAATGCATGGGAAGATTATCTCTATTGGCAGGAAAATGATAAAAAGATATTGCGAAAGATTAACGAGCTCATAAAGGCAATTGAACGAGAACCTTTCCAAGGCCTTGGAAGCCCTGAACCGCTCAAGTTTCAATTATCCGGTTATTGGTCAAGAAGGATAAATTTGGAGCATAGGCTTGTTTACACTGTTAAAGATGATAAGATACTAATTCTCCAATGTAGGTACCACTATTGAAAGGGAACTAAAAAGTAAAGTCTGCCAGTTGGATGATATCCTCAAAAATTAGACTTACGGATCACGCAATTTTCCATTTGACATTTCTAATATTTTTCATTATATAGCTCACTGTTACATTGATTGGGACATAATTTTACAAGTTATTTAATGTCCCGGGTAGTTATTAAATACACATACACAATTAACTTACAGTTCGGTTGCAATCTATGCGGTAGTAGTGTATACTGCCATCAACATTGTTCTAAGAGCCAATTAAAACGGGTGGCCTCGGCGGTAGCGTGACGACGAACTGTTCAAAGTTCGGCGTTCAATGTTCAACGTTAGGGTTTTTAATTTCGATTTTCAAGGTTAAAAGGATATGAGGATTGAAAGGTTTGAAGATATTGATGCATGGAAAGAGGGAAGGGAGCTTGTGAAAGTAATTTACGAGTGTTTTAAAGATAATAAAGATTATAATTTTAAGGATCAAATTCAAAGAGCGGCTATTTCTATAATGTCAAATATTGCAGAAGGTTTTGATAGAGGTTCTAATAAAGAATTTATTCAATTTTTTGTGATTGCTCGAGCTTCAGCTTCTGAAGTGAGAAGTTTATGTTATGTAGCATTAGATAATGAATATATATCAGAACAAATGTTTGAAGATTTAAAAGAAAGGTGTTTAAAAATAAATAGTCTAATAAATGGTTTTATTCGTTATTTAAAAAACTCTAACAGACAACGTTGAACTTTGAACGTAGAACGTAGAACGTAGAACTTAGAACTTAGAAAGTTGAACTTAGAACCTTGAACGTAGAACGTAGAACATAGAACATTGAACCTTGAACCTTGAACTTTTCACGGAGGTTAAAATGCTAAACCTAATCTTATCCGGTGGCAGTGGGACGAGGCTGTGGCCTTTGAGCAGGCGGCTGATGCCCAAACAGTTTTTAAAGCTTTTTGATGACAAGTCACTGTTTCAGTTGACTGTTGAGAGAAATATAAAAGTGTGCGAAAAATTTTTGGTGATTTCAAACGAAGAGCAATATTTTTTGGCATTGGATCAGATAGAAGAGCAAGCATCACTTAATATACAAAATTCAACATTTAACATTAGCAATGCAAAATTCATCCTTGAGCCTTTTGGCAGAAACACTGCCGGTGCAATCGCCTTCGGTGCATTTCATTGCGACGAAGATGAAATACTTTTTGTGACTCCAAGCGACCATTTGATAAAAGATGAAAATAGATATATCGAAGCCATAAATAAAGCCAAAGCTTTGGCAGAGCAAGACTATCTTGTGACATTTGGCATTACTCCGGACTGCCCAAATACAGGGTATGGGTATATTCAAGCAAAGCCTGAATTAAATGATAAATTGGGAATTTTGAATGTTGAATTATTTCACGAAAAACCAGACTTAGATACAGCAATCAAATATTTAGAAGAAAATTCAAAATTTAACAATCAGTATTCAGTATTGTTTTTGTGGAATAGCGGTATGTTTATGTTTAAAGCGGGTGTCTATCTTGAAGAGCTCCAAAAATATGCTCCCGAAGTATACGAATCAAGTAAATTGGCTTATGAAAATGCAAAAAAGATAAATGGCAATCAGCTTAGGATATTAGACAGATATATGGAAAAGATTCCAAATATCAGCATAGACTATGCTGTCATGGAAAAGAGCGATAAGATAAAGGCAATCCCAGGTCAGTTTGAATGGAGCGATGTCGGCAGTTTTGACAGTCTAATAGAAAATATCGATATAAAAAGTAACGAGCTTACCACTGAGGTAGATAGTAAAAATAATTTTTATTATACTGATAATAATAAAAAGGTAATCTCTACGATTGGCCTTGAGGGTTATATCGTTATTGATACAAATGATGCACTTTTAATAGCTAAAAAAGGACAAACCCAAAAAGTAAAAAATATTGTTGAAAAACTTAAAATTCAAAATTCAAAATTAATAATTGAACATAGCAAAGTAAATCGCCCTTGGGGCACATATGAAGTATTGATAGATGAAGAAAAATATAAGATAAAAAGGATTATGGTAAAGCCTGGCAAGAGATTGTCTTTGCAAAAGCACTTTCATAGAAATGAGCACTGGATAGTGGTAAGTGGCACCGCAGAGGTGCAAGTGGGGGATAAAACATTTCTTGTAAGACCTAATGAAAGTACGTATATAAAGATGGGCGAAGTACACAGACTAGGTAACCCAGGCCATATGCCGGTAATACTTATCGAAGCTCAAGTGGGTGAATATACTGGTGAGGATGATATAGTTAGGATTGAGGATGATTTTGAGAGGGATTAACTTAATTGTAACTGTTGGATTATGAGTTATAAATTATGAATGATGAATTGGTCTTTTATGTTGATTTAGGTGTTGGACTGTTTTATATGTTGAAAACAGCTTTTTGCAAAGTTAAAATTTTAGGAAATTTTACTAAAATTCACAATGATGAGTAAGTTGAGTTTGGATATTTTTAAACTTGTTGTACAAAACTCTCCGTTAGTCTCGATAGACTTTTTGGTGGTGAACAATAACAGATACTTGTTAGGTAAAAGAAAAAATCCACCGGCAAATGGTTTTTACTTTACAGTCGGCGGGAGAATATTTAAAAATGAAAAAATTGAAGATGCACAAAGGCGTATTTTGAAAGAAGAATTGAATATAAATGATGAAATAACATCGAGGAGTAAATTTTTAGGTGTTTTTGAACATTTTTATGATGATAGTATTTTTGGTAATAATATTAGTACACATTATGTAAATTTGGCTTATTTAGTTGGGATTAAAATACCGGATAATTTACCAGATGTTCAACATAGTGAATATGTTTGGTTTACTAAAGATGAGATAATGAAAAATGAAAAAATACATAATTATGTAAAATTATATTTTGAGAGGGTTTAAATGTCAAAGAAGATAGCTTTAATAACAGGGATTACAGGTCAGGATGGTTCATATTTGGCCGAATATTTACTTTCGAAAGGCTATGAGGTTCACGGAATTAAAAGAAGGACTTCACTTTTTAATACAGAAAGAATAGACCATTTGTACAAAGACCCTCATGAGGAGAAGACCAATTTTTATCTTCACTATGGTGATTTGACCGATAGCTTAAATGTGACAAGTGTGGTTCAAAAGGTCAAGCCTGATGAGATTTATAATCTTGCGGCTCAGTCTCATGTGGCAGTAAGCTTTGAACAGCCTGAATATACCGCCCAGATTGATGCCGTGGGCACATTAAGAGTATTGGAAGCAGTAAGACTGTTAGGGTTAGCTGAAAAAACAAAAATTTACCAAGCATCCACATCTGAGCTTTATGGTAAAGTACAGGCAATTCCACAAAATGAAAAGACACCCTTTTATCCTCGCAGTCCATATGGTGCAGCAAAGATATATGCTTACTGGATTACAGTAAACTATAGAGAATCTTACAATATGTTTGCATGCAATGGGATTCTTTTTAATCATGAATCACCTGTAAGGGGTGAGACATTTGTTACAAGAAAAATCACACGAGGCTTATCTAGAATATTTCTTGGTCTTGATAAAAAAATATACCTTGGCAACCTCAATGCCAAAAGGGATTGGGGGCATGCGGAAGATTTTGTAAAAGGGATGTATTTGATACTACAGCAGCCTGAGCCGGATGACTTTGTATTGGCAACAGGTAAGACTACAGAGATAAGAGAATTTGTAAGGAAATGCTGTGAAAAATTAGGGTGTAACATAGAGTTTACTGGCAGCGGAGTTGATGAAAAAGGAATATTAAATAATGTTGAATTTTCTATGTTGAATGATAAATTAAAAGAAATTAGAGTGAATGAACAAATAATTCAACATTTAACATTAAAAATTAAAAATTTAATTGGCAAGCCAATTGTTGAAGTTGACCCAAGATATTTCAGGCCTGCGGAGGTTGACATACTCCTTGGCGATGCTACTAAAGCCAAAGAAAAGTTAGGTTGGGAGCCAAAGAAAACCCTCGACGATTTAATTAATGATATGCTCAAATATGACCTTGAAAAGAGCTACAGAGAGCTAGTGTTGAAGCAGCATGGATTTGATATTCAGGGAAGCTGTGGGGTGTGAAGAGGTGAGTAGAGGTTAATAAGCGTTAGTAGGGGTTAATAGGGGTTAGTAAGGGTTAATAGGGGTTAGTAAGGGTGAGTAGGGGTGATTAGGGGTAGTGTGGGGTGCAAAATGAGGAATTGGAAGGATTTGATTGTTTGGCAGGAGTGCCATAAGCTGGTGATTGAAATTTATAATTTGATGAAAAGTTTTCCAAAGGATGAAACGTTTGGATTATGCTCTCAAATAAAAAGAGCGGCAGTTTCAATTCCAACAAATATTGTAGAAGGACACTCAAAAAGCTCAAATAAAGAATTTGTAAGATTTTTGTATATTTCTAGAGGTTCTTTAGAAGAATTGAAATATTTACTTTATTTATCTAAGGATTTAGGATTTATTAATCTACAAGACTATGGATTATTAGAGGAAAAATTATCCAAAATTGGCTATCTTTTAAATAATTTTATGAAATCACTAAACAAAACCTCTACAACCTCTAATACTTCTACAACCTCTAAAACCTCTACAACCTTTACTAACCTTAAATTAGCGGAACTTCCCAATGAATAAGAATAGCAAAATAGCAGTTTTTGGAGCAACTGGCCTTGTGGGCAGCGCTATTGTGCGAAAATTGTTTGAAAAAGGATATACAAATATTATTGCAAATTATCATAACAGAAAGCCAAATAATTCAACATTCAACATTCAACATTCAACATTAAATACAAATTCTATCGAGTGGATAAGGTTAGACTTATTGGATTTTGTTGCTGTAAAAGAATTTTTTGAAGCAAAAAGACCAGAGTTTGTATTTCTTGCTGCAGCAAAAGTTGGAGGAATAGTTGCAAATAATACTTACAGAGCCGACTTTATATATGAAAACCTTCAGATTCAAAATAATGTTATCCATAATGCATATAAATATGGGGTTAAAAAATTACTTTTTTTAGGTAGTACCTGTATCTATCCGAAGGAATGCCCTCAGCCAATCAAAGAGGAATACCTTCTAACAGGTCCACTTGAATATACAAATGAACCATATGCCATAGCAAAAATAGCAGGCATTAAGATGTGTGAGAGCTTTAATCTTCAATATGGCACAAACTTCATCTCAGTAATGCCAACAAATCTTTATGGAGAAAATGACAACTTTGACCTTGAAAAATCTCATGTCCTGCCAGCTCTTATTAGAAAGATACATCTTGGGAAATGTTTAGAAGAAGAAAACTTTGAAGCTATAAGAAAAGATTTGGATAAAAATCCAATTGAAGGTGTAGATGGAAGAGCAAGTAAAGAAGAGATTTTAAACATATTAAAAAATTATGGTATTTCATTCAAAATTCAAAATTCAAAATTCAAAATTTCCGTAGAAATTTGGGGATCGGGAGAACCGAGACGCGAATTTCTATGGAGTGATGATATGGCAGATGCCTGTGTGTATCTTATGGAGCAAGTCAATTTCGAAGATATCATTAAACAAAACAATTCAACACTCAAAATTCAACATTCAACATTATCAAATGAGTTTTTTAACGAAGGTAGAAACACTCATATTAATATCGGCACCGGCAAAGATATCTCTATAAAGGATTTAGCATATCTAATAAAAGATATTATTGGCTTTAAAGGTGACTTTTGCTTTAATACACAAAAACCAGATGGGACGATGAGAAAAGTGACAGATGTGAGCAAGCTACACTCTCTTGGATGGAAGCATAAGGTAGAGTTGGAAGAGGGGATTAAGAGGGTTTATGGGTGGTATTTGGAGAATGAGAAGTAAAAGGTGAGAGGGAAGAGGTAAGAAGTGAGAAGTAAGAAGTGAGAAGTGAAATGTGAGAGAGTTATGAAAACACATAAGGATTTGGATGCATGGAAGGAGGCTATAATATTGGTAAAAGAAATATATGGGTTAACTTTATCTTTTCCTAAAGAAGAAATATATGGTTTGACTTCTCAGATTAGAAGATGTGCGGTTTCAATTCCAAGTAATATAGCAGAAGGTGCAGCTAGAAATAGCACCAAGGAGTTTATACAGTTTTTATATATTGCATTAGGATCATGCGCTGAGTTAGATACTCAATTGATAATTGCAAAAGAATTAGGATATATTAACGAAGAATGTCTGGAATTGTTTAGCAAAATAGAAAGAATTAAAAGTAAGATTTTAGGACTCATCAGGTATCTGAGGAACAAAAATGTCAAATAACATTTCACGTTTCACATCTCACTTCTCA
Proteins encoded in this window:
- a CDS encoding four helix bundle protein, whose amino-acid sequence is MRIERFEDIDAWKEGRELVKVIYECFKDNKDYNFKDQIQRAAISIMSNIAEGFDRGSNKEFIQFFVIARASASEVRSLCYVALDNEYISEQMFEDLKERCLKINSLINGFIRYLKNSNRQR
- the gmd gene encoding GDP-mannose 4,6-dehydratase, yielding MSKKIALITGITGQDGSYLAEYLLSKGYEVHGIKRRTSLFNTERIDHLYKDPHEEKTNFYLHYGDLTDSLNVTSVVQKVKPDEIYNLAAQSHVAVSFEQPEYTAQIDAVGTLRVLEAVRLLGLAEKTKIYQASTSELYGKVQAIPQNEKTPFYPRSPYGAAKIYAYWITVNYRESYNMFACNGILFNHESPVRGETFVTRKITRGLSRIFLGLDKKIYLGNLNAKRDWGHAEDFVKGMYLILQQPEPDDFVLATGKTTEIREFVRKCCEKLGCNIEFTGSGVDEKGILNNVEFSMLNDKLKEIRVNEQIIQHLTLKIKNLIGKPIVEVDPRYFRPAEVDILLGDATKAKEKLGWEPKKTLDDLINDMLKYDLEKSYRELVLKQHGFDIQGSCGV
- a CDS encoding mannose-1-phosphate guanylyltransferase/mannose-6-phosphate isomerase, producing MLNLILSGGSGTRLWPLSRRLMPKQFLKLFDDKSLFQLTVERNIKVCEKFLVISNEEQYFLALDQIEEQASLNIQNSTFNISNAKFILEPFGRNTAGAIAFGAFHCDEDEILFVTPSDHLIKDENRYIEAINKAKALAEQDYLVTFGITPDCPNTGYGYIQAKPELNDKLGILNVELFHEKPDLDTAIKYLEENSKFNNQYSVLFLWNSGMFMFKAGVYLEELQKYAPEVYESSKLAYENAKKINGNQLRILDRYMEKIPNISIDYAVMEKSDKIKAIPGQFEWSDVGSFDSLIENIDIKSNELTTEVDSKNNFYYTDNNKKVISTIGLEGYIVIDTNDALLIAKKGQTQKVKNIVEKLKIQNSKLIIEHSKVNRPWGTYEVLIDEEKYKIKRIMVKPGKRLSLQKHFHRNEHWIVVSGTAEVQVGDKTFLVRPNESTYIKMGEVHRLGNPGHMPVILIEAQVGEYTGEDDIVRIEDDFERD
- a CDS encoding NUDIX domain-containing protein gives rise to the protein MSKLSLDIFKLVVQNSPLVSIDFLVVNNNRYLLGKRKNPPANGFYFTVGGRIFKNEKIEDAQRRILKEELNINDEITSRSKFLGVFEHFYDDSIFGNNISTHYVNLAYLVGIKIPDNLPDVQHSEYVWFTKDEIMKNEKIHNYVKLYFERV
- a CDS encoding type II toxin-antitoxin system prevent-host-death family antitoxin encodes the protein METIFYSKAREKLAELMDKVSTDHVPITIVRRNKGNVVLISEEDLRSYEETAYLLKSITNASRLHESAQELSEGKGYKKQLIED
- a CDS encoding transposase; protein product: MIGEIAKNVKEKMLNITRNLHDYITKPQQKYLLEMLSGCFATKSLNLTQISGYLNEKSGVKHTLKRLQRNTFSYSNLGFISNVYNIDYVYEETKSEDKLLISIDGGDLSHSYGKSFELISNVRDGSSGRISPGYHLNHAVCYSPLSGRTFSLYLDVYSSNSNEFTSENSETFKMLDMLRDKYISKGLFLFDRGYDRGIILRYLLRHGLNFIVRSVGVRHVDYKGKGVSVSELCENYINRRYKNGGISYGYAQCFYKGMAVTVVSVKCSRDKNMLYFLCNGHMSKSKEVYFIIKSYFKRWRIEESYRFMKQQFGMEKCLVRRFESLKTILSIVSFCWNVLSQVESDTIAAKMLDRMSKREKVNRKGRVVCRFIYYRISDGIRNLLLLLEKKLFDFRKKIYESDMVSFFKISFYLELGEKRQTINGLGNMKRKKSVLVA
- a CDS encoding four helix bundle protein, which translates into the protein MRNWKDLIVWQECHKLVIEIYNLMKSFPKDETFGLCSQIKRAAVSIPTNIVEGHSKSSNKEFVRFLYISRGSLEELKYLLYLSKDLGFINLQDYGLLEEKLSKIGYLLNNFMKSLNKTSTTSNTSTTSKTSTTFTNLKLAELPNE
- a CDS encoding Txe/YoeB family addiction module toxin, which codes for MDIIFSSNAWEDYLYWQENDKKILRKINELIKAIEREPFQGLGSPEPLKFQLSGYWSRRINLEHRLVYTVKDDKILILQCRYHY
- a CDS encoding PD-(D/E)XK nuclease domain-containing protein, with the translated sequence MLQFISNEFLFRNYWFETGTPSFLIKLIKERNYFLPKLANLIVDDKLLSSFDIENIDLEVILYQSGYLTIEQMIDTGRSIEYKLKIPNLEVQISLNDYILRYFFNHKEVTYIQNQTFNALHNADFNIVKNNLISLFASIPYTNFTKNNISLYEGYYASVIYAYLASLGINIIGEDITNKGRIDLTLFAEDKIYILEFKVDGQKGEALRQIKERNYAEKYLNEGKQIYLIGIEFSSEQKNVINFEWEKIS
- a CDS encoding helix-hairpin-helix domain-containing protein, giving the protein MKNLILIILFVILITSFALAKININTASKEELVQLKGLGEKKAEMIIEARKVKPFASIDELKNVKGIGDKFIENNKDSICVGADCN
- a CDS encoding four helix bundle protein, whose protein sequence is MKTHKDLDAWKEAIILVKEIYGLTLSFPKEEIYGLTSQIRRCAVSIPSNIAEGAARNSTKEFIQFLYIALGSCAELDTQLIIAKELGYINEECLELFSKIERIKSKILGLIRYLRNKNVK
- a CDS encoding GDP-L-fucose synthase, whose amino-acid sequence is MNKNSKIAVFGATGLVGSAIVRKLFEKGYTNIIANYHNRKPNNSTFNIQHSTLNTNSIEWIRLDLLDFVAVKEFFEAKRPEFVFLAAAKVGGIVANNTYRADFIYENLQIQNNVIHNAYKYGVKKLLFLGSTCIYPKECPQPIKEEYLLTGPLEYTNEPYAIAKIAGIKMCESFNLQYGTNFISVMPTNLYGENDNFDLEKSHVLPALIRKIHLGKCLEEENFEAIRKDLDKNPIEGVDGRASKEEILNILKNYGISFKIQNSKFKISVEIWGSGEPRREFLWSDDMADACVYLMEQVNFEDIIKQNNSTLKIQHSTLSNEFFNEGRNTHINIGTGKDISIKDLAYLIKDIIGFKGDFCFNTQKPDGTMRKVTDVSKLHSLGWKHKVELEEGIKRVYGWYLENEK